The Duganella sp. BuS-21 sequence CCGAGGTCAGGATTTGCAGCGGGGTTGGCGATTCGGCGCTAGGCGAAAGCAGGCGCGAACCGGTAATTTGTACTTTCTGTACGGCTTCTGCTGGTGCTGCTTCTTGTGCGAATGCTACTTGCGCGCTCATCGCCATGCCTGCTACGCAGATCATGCGTACGGAACGGGACAAAACTGTTTCCTTCATCATTGCGGAACTCCTTAGGGTGTATTGAAACAACTCTCCGTTTATTTTTTGTTAAATTTCTTGGTTTAACTGACCAACTTTAACGACTTCGGAGTCATGTTGTAAACGTAAATGGCCGTAAAAAATCTAACATTCGCAAAAAAGCAACAGGAGCACAAATGTAACAAAGTGTATCGGGTTGATAATGGGAAATAAAACTAGTTTCATGCTCTACCAATAGGAATAGGCCACAGAAAATATAATCTGAGAATAAAAACTTTTAATCGCGGAATTAATATTCGTCGGCCACTCGCTGCGAAATTTCCGTCGTCAAATAGCGGATGCCACCGATTTATCAGTAAGGGAATTACGTAAGGGGTGCTTGCGGAAAGACTGCTGAGATAACCCATGTGGAACACGAGAATCCGCTAATTTTTGAGAGGTGAAGCGCAATAAACGACAGATTTTGAATGTTGCCGCACTGCCATGGTGCGTGTTGCACCGTAGGCGAGAGCCCGGCCGCATGGGGCCGGGAGAGAGCTCACTTATATATGCCCGAGCCGACCAGGATATCGTCAACCCGCTCGACATAACCTGACTTTGATTCCACCGCCTTGGTCACGGGATTAGGCCACTTAAAATCAACCCAGCCCTTGCCTTTATTCTTCGCTGTATCGACCATTTCTTTAATCATGGCCTTGCCTTCATTATCTTTTAAACCAATCAATGGCTTGCCAACCATTTTAGGGTTATTACCATGGGCGACCGCAACGCCATTCAGGTCATATACATAAATATACAAGTCGCGGTCATGGAAAGCCGTGTTGGCCGGATCGGCGATCGCGGCGAAAGCCTTGTCCTTGCCGTCGGACTTGATCAGCGCCACCGCCCGTTTCACCATTGCAACAGCCTCGTCGGCCGTGCCCTTGTCCGTCGCCAGCACGGTGCCGTGACTTGCCAACAGGCCCAGGCCAAGCACGGCGGCGCCCAATAATGCTCTCATATCGATCTCCTTTATGTGATGAAACGACTCGGCGAGTAGGCAAAAAAAAGGCGGCATTGGGGTGCCCAGGATGAATACTCGTTGGCAACTCAACAGTCGTCTTTAACAGCACCCCGAACGAAAGGGTAAGACCCCAGGGTCTGACCCTGGCCGCAGCGGTGTGCGGGTTGGGTTGGTGCCGCGTGTTTTTAAAGCGACAGGCAACATCAACCCCGTCTTCCCCCGCTAACCGCGATGAACCAAAAAAAACCCTCGATGTGGCTTTGTGGCGGCTTGCACCGCGACAAAGCACACATGAGGGTCTTATTGTGCCTGTGATTAACGGAACTTGTATTCCGCCGTCACACGTACGACGCGGCCTTGCACGTCTTCGGTACTTTGCGGGATCACGCCGCCGCCGTCGCTGTTGAAGGCGCGCAGGTCGACTGGCGGACGGCGGTTGGTGACGTTGCGCACGTACAGCGACAAGGTCAGGTCCTTGAAGCCGGTGTAGGCAACGTTGTAGTCCAGCCGTTTATACGCCTTGACCTGGCATTCGTCGGCGCTCCACTTCTTGGCCGTGCAGCCGCTCGACGTGTAGCTGTCGTCGAAGTAGTCGGTGTTCAGCGAAGTTTTGCTGTTGTACACCAGGCGCAGATTGTTGCTGATCTTGCCGGTCTGCAGCGTCGCGCTGATGTTGGCCACCATCTTCGAATAACCGTAACGGCCCGCCAGATTGTCGCCGTAGTCGTTCAGCGTCGAGCTGAAGTTCTTCAGGTCCAGCAGGTAGGTGGCGTTGGCGCCCAAGTCCAGGCGACCGATACCGGTGTTAAAACGCGAGCTGCCGCCCAGGTCGACGCCGCTGGTCTTGGTGCGCGAGACGTTTTCGAAGCGTCCCGAGGTCGAGGCCAGCGGGCCGGAGGTCACGCCATACTTGGCTTGCTCGGCCGACGTGAACGTCTTGTCTTGCGACAGCGGCTGGCGATTGACCACGCCCGGCGCCTGGTCGGCTTCCGCCGCCAGCAGGTCGTCGGTCGACTTCAGGCCGATCTCATCCTTGCGCTCGATGTGCCAGTAGTCCAGCGACAGGCTGGTGCCCTTGACCGGTTCGATGACGAAGCCGACGGTGGCGCTGCGCGTGGTTTCCGGCTTCAGGTTCGGGTTGTTGCGCACGATGCTGGCCACGCCGGCCGCGCACTCGTTCTGCTCGACGATGTCGGCGCGGGCCAGTTGCAGCGCCTGGTTGGGGTCGCTGGACGGCAGCGCACCGGCGGCCTTGCGCAGGTCG is a genomic window containing:
- a CDS encoding cache domain-containing protein, with product MRALLGAAVLGLGLLASHGTVLATDKGTADEAVAMVKRAVALIKSDGKDKAFAAIADPANTAFHDRDLYIYVYDLNGVAVAHGNNPKMVGKPLIGLKDNEGKAMIKEMVDTAKNKGKGWVDFKWPNPVTKAVESKSGYVERVDDILVGSGIYK